The Desulfuromonadales bacterium sequence AGCGGGCACTGGCCGAGCACCCTGACGCCCTCTTCATGGCCCATCCCGAGTGTCCGCCGGAGATTCTCGCCCTGGCGCACCACATCTGCTCCACCAGCGGCATGTACGACTACGCGAGGAAGAGCCCGGCGAAAGAATTCATCGTTGGTACCGAGGCGGGAATCCTCTGGCGGCTGCGCCGGGAGAGCCCTGACAAAGAGTTTATCCTGCCGACTTCGCGGCTGATCTGCCCCAACATGAAGCTCACTTCGCTGGAGGACGTGCTGAAATGCCTGCAGACGATGGGGCCCGAAATTACCGTGCCGGCCGACATTCGCGAGCGGGCGAAAGTAACCCTCGACCGGATGCTGGCGGTTCCGCGCGACTGACGGCGAAGCAAACCGGCAATCTTGGGCGTGTACCGTCTTCTTTGCCGGGACGGTCCAGGTAGGGCTGTGGGCCACTCGGAGAACGAGAAAAGCAATCAGCGCATAGGCGCAGGGACGCAGAGATTTCCTCCAATTCTCTCTGTGCCTCTGCGCTTCTGCATTAAAATTGCCTTTGTTAACTCAAACTTCCAGAGAAGCCGCCTCCTCGGCAATATGACGGTAGATTAATGGTCATGGCAAACGACCTCGCCCATCCCGAAATCGCCCACGCCACCGTCCGCTCCTTCGTCAGCGGGGTGACGGCCGATCCGAGCCGGGCCGAAGTCCTCGGACTGCTCGGTTCGAGCAGCGCTTATCTCCTTTCGGCCCTGCTCGCCGGCAGCGACGACACCTTGCTGGTGCTGGCCGCCGACGGCCGCCAGGCCGAGCAGCTCGCCGCCGACCTCGCCTTCTACCACGGCCACCCCGGCGACATCTTCCTCTTCCCGCACTGGGAGATGCGCCCCTACGAGCCCCTCGCCCCCCATCCCGAAATCGAAGCGACGCGCCTGGCTGCCCTGGCCGCCCTGCACGAGGGGCGGGCGCGGGCGGTGGTGGTGACGGTGCGGGCGCTGCTGCAACGGGTGATTCCGCGCGCGGTCCTGGCCGGCCTCTGCGACCGGCTGCAGGTCGAGGAAGAATACCCGCGGCCGCCGCTGCTCGAGCGGCTGCTGGCGCTCGGTTACCAGCCGGTGCCGATGGTGGAGGATCGCGGGACCTTCTCGCTGCGCGGCGACATCCTCGATGTCTACCCGCCGACCCGGGCGCTTCCCGTGCGCATCGAGTTCTTCGGTGACTACATCGAGCGGATGCGCCCCTTCGACCCGGCCAGCCAGCGCTCCGAAGAGCTCGAACTGGAGGAGTTGGTCCTGCTGCCGGCGCGGGAGATGGTGCTGGCCGGGGAGCACTTGGAGACCTTCGCCCGCGCTGTCAAGGAGCGCTGCGACACCCTCGGCATCCCCCGGCCGCAGCGCGAGGCGGTGCTCGAGGAAGCGCGTGAGGGTCTGCTGACGCCTGGCCGCGCCTTTTTGCTCCCGCTCAATTACGGACCTCTCGACACCTTCTTCGACTTCGTCCCGAAGGGCCGCTGGGTGATTCTCGACCCGCCCGCCGTGGAACGGGAAGCCGACCAGTTTGCCGCCGAGATTCGCGAGGGGGAGGAGCGCGCCGCGCGCAAGGGTGAGCTGTACGTGCCGGCGGCCGAACTCTACGTGACTTCGGCCGAGGCCGAAGAGCGGCTCTTCGCCCGTCCCCCCATCGAGTTCTCGGCGCTGGAAGTCTTCCGCCTGCGCGAGGACCGCCAGCTCTACCGCCTCATCGTTGAGGGAAACGGTGACATCCGCGCCGCCCTGCGCCAGGAGGAGGGCGGCATGGCGCTGCTGGCCGAGCGCCTCAGGCAGTGGCGCGAGAAGGGCTGGCAGGTGCTGCTCGTCTGCCATCAGCGCGGCCAGGCCGAACGCCTGCGCGATCTGCTCGAACCGCATGGCCTCGCCCTCCCCTTCGATCCGGCAGCGACAGCCAGAGGTATGCGGCCCGGCGAACTGCGACTGGTGCTCGGCGACCTTGCCGCCGGCTTCCGCCTCGTCGACGAAAAGGTGGCGGTGGTCGCCGAAGAGGAGATTTTCGGCCAGCGGGTGCGCCGCCGGGGGCTGGCCGCAGCCCGGGCCAAGGCTCTGCTCTCGACCCTGGCGGAGCTCAAGGAGGGGGACTACGTGGTGCATGCCGACCACGGCATCGCCCGCTACCGAGGGCTGCAGCACCTGCAGATGGGCAGGGTCGAGGGGGATTTCCTGCACCTCGAGTATGCCGGCGAAGACCGCCTCTACGTGCCGGTCGATCGCATCGAGAAGGTGCAGAAATATGTCGGCAGCGAGGGGCACATCCCGCGTCTCGACAAGATGGGGGGCGGGGCCTGGGAGAAGGCCAAGGTCAAGGCCCGGGCGGCGATCGAAGAGCTGGCCCGCGATCTGCTCAAGATCTACGCGCGCCGGGAGATGGCCGAGGGATTCCGCTACTCGCCCCCCGACCGGCTCTTCCGCGAGTTTGAGGCCGCCTTTCCCTACGAGGAAACCCCCGACCAGCTCTCGGCGATCGGCGACGTGCTGGCCGACATGGAGTCGGAGCGGCCGATGGACCGGTTGATCTGCGGCGACGTCGGCTACGGCAAGACCGAGGTGGCGATCCGCGCCGCCTTCAAGGCGGCCCTCGACGGTCGCCAGGTGGCGGTGCTGGTTCCCACTACGGTGCTCGCCCGCCAGCACGGCGAGACTTTCGGCGAGCGCTTCAAGGGAACGCCGGTCGAGGTGGAAATGGTCTCGCGCTTCCGCAGCGCCGCCGAGCAGAAGCGCATTCTCGAGCGGACGGCGGCGGGGAAGATCGACGTCCTCATCGGTACCCACCGCCTGCTCCAGCGTGACGTGCGCTTCAGGAATCTCGGTCTGGTGATTATTGACGAGGAGCAGCGCTTCGGCGTCACCCACAAGGAGCGGCTGAAGAAACTGCGCGCCGAGGTCGATATCCTCACCCTGACCGCCACCCCCATCCCCCGCACCCTGCACATGAGCCTGATGGGGCTGCGCGACCTCTCGGTGATCGACACTCCGCCGGTCGACCGGCTGGCGATCCGCACCTACGTCACCCGCTTCGACGAGGAGCTCATCCGCGAAGCGATCCGGCGGGAGCTGCACCGCGGCGGCCAGGTCTTTTTCGTCCACAACCGGGTGCAGTCGATCGATGCCATGGCCGA is a genomic window containing:
- the nadA gene encoding quinolinate synthase NadA, with protein sequence RALAEHPDALFMAHPECPPEILALAHHICSTSGMYDYARKSPAKEFIVGTEAGILWRLRRESPDKEFILPTSRLICPNMKLTSLEDVLKCLQTMGPEITVPADIRERAKVTLDRMLAVPRD
- the mfd gene encoding transcription-repair coupling factor, with translation MANDLAHPEIAHATVRSFVSGVTADPSRAEVLGLLGSSSAYLLSALLAGSDDTLLVLAADGRQAEQLAADLAFYHGHPGDIFLFPHWEMRPYEPLAPHPEIEATRLAALAALHEGRARAVVVTVRALLQRVIPRAVLAGLCDRLQVEEEYPRPPLLERLLALGYQPVPMVEDRGTFSLRGDILDVYPPTRALPVRIEFFGDYIERMRPFDPASQRSEELELEELVLLPAREMVLAGEHLETFARAVKERCDTLGIPRPQREAVLEEAREGLLTPGRAFLLPLNYGPLDTFFDFVPKGRWVILDPPAVEREADQFAAEIREGEERAARKGELYVPAAELYVTSAEAEERLFARPPIEFSALEVFRLREDRQLYRLIVEGNGDIRAALRQEEGGMALLAERLRQWREKGWQVLLVCHQRGQAERLRDLLEPHGLALPFDPAATARGMRPGELRLVLGDLAAGFRLVDEKVAVVAEEEIFGQRVRRRGLAAARAKALLSTLAELKEGDYVVHADHGIARYRGLQHLQMGRVEGDFLHLEYAGEDRLYVPVDRIEKVQKYVGSEGHIPRLDKMGGGAWEKAKVKARAAIEELARDLLKIYARREMAEGFRYSPPDRLFREFEAAFPYEETPDQLSAIGDVLADMESERPMDRLICGDVGYGKTEVAIRAAFKAALDGRQVAVLVPTTVLARQHGETFGERFKGTPVEVEMVSRFRSAAEQKRILERTAAGKIDVLIGTHRLLQRDVRFRNLGLVIIDEEQRFGVTHKERLKKLRAEVDILTLTATPIPRTLHMSLMGLRDLSVIDTPPVDRLAIRTYVTRFDEELIREAIRRELHRGGQVFFVHNRVQSIDAMAEYVQTLVPEAKVAVGHGQMGEKALEEVMLAFVEGKSNVLVCSTIIESGLDIPRANTMIINRADCFGLAQLYQLRGRVGRSRHRAYAYLLIPGEGTLTREARERLKVLQELTELGAGFRVASHDLELRGAGDLLGGRQAGQIAAIGFEMYTELLEETIHELKGLAREEKIDPEIRLGLSAFLPEKYVPDPNQRLVFYKKLAAADDEETLYAVVDELRDRYGEIPSPAILLFELMKLRVLMKRLKVELADYDGRQLIFGFHAGTPVPPEKILRLLEDPQGRYRFTPDYRLSVRLGKLPEEELLAAAKKELHALLGL